A stretch of the Enoplosus armatus isolate fEnoArm2 chromosome 13, fEnoArm2.hap1, whole genome shotgun sequence genome encodes the following:
- the LOC139295639 gene encoding insulin receptor substrate 1-B — protein sequence MENQAAEPQNYEDVQKSGYLRKHKSMHRRFFVLRAASEHGPARLEYYENEKKFRSKSPVPKKVLNLETCFNINKRADSKNKHMIVLYTRSESFAIAADSEEIQNEWYQAMLDLQCNCKTPEDYGSSGECSSPSPVPTFKEVWQVKVWPKGLGHARNLVGIYRLCLTDKTVNFVKLNSDVAAVVLQLMNVRRCGHSENFFFIEVGRSAITGPGEFWMQVDDSVVAQNMHETLLEAMKALSEEFRQRSKSQSVGTSCGGGTASNPISVPSRRHHPNLPPSQVGFSRRARTETPGTGGSSTSTSPTSRHGFPRARTASIGARSEEGGASAKGTWASSSPSLNGSCSTTPTLRPKPTRAPTPAKITLSLARYTPNPAPSPAPSLSSSSGHGSECGLVGAAVGGMTICSYPRVSQRVSVSGSPSDYGSSDEYGSSPGEHSLLVPSLSGQHVHGEGSSSYIVMGQREGLLGSHHRSKGRRILRRASSRESEAERRLLSKRASLPLAAHERLIPHRKDEDDEDDEEYAIMSQSANQERADLHHGTGGLAVGGGQIDAVGENRKRADKSRGAVGAGAAVDSGYMSMLPGVTSPPVSLSLAIGMSDASAKPGADDEYMAMTPNNSVSPPQHIRQPSSEGYMVMSPNSSSSTDLHGLSMWDNRTSMESRAASDYMNISPVCSRSACSTPPSHPEQHQLQPKMFNSYFSLPRAYQHTLYTRFEEDLNKGEGKKDSSGHDNAGRGGGVGYSKRNKIAVGSAGGSQLSMSSSSFSSSSASSESLEDKSISAGRGLSLLRTGAEYKSAGTCTKDGRPHQKRGSSSKSPKQQRRGRPLSVSSDITKANTLPRVKENLIPSVSQNVGEYVSIVFKEDNKYGGGRRAGSERGQPVIHGTLRPLNRPLLCHDNPANLPRSFSAPLSTSAEYVSMDLGKSSTPLTPVRSTFSTTQGPPAVAPKARHEHGTSSPLAAEANAGYRTKVKVAAMPTDAPTPFIDNKGSDPSISARPAIHSGQPLPIEQETGLGFSPVKSFQSPERSSRLVRGDLQGRQSHRSETFNSPPSLPRHPPSSTSLFPEGSQAASHRHGLDCSLWENRQTASLSATPPPQASTSSAEQGLNYIDLDLAIKENSQAGVERTSAAYNIGGSSMGSGAGSSLNTYASIDFYKSEELRSHQNSRKDGQGKHYFNCKPISS from the exons ATGGAGAACCAAGCAGCCGAGCCGCAGAACTATGAAGATGTACAGAAAAGCGGCTATCTCCGCAAGCATAAATCAATGCACCGGCGATTCTTCGTGCTGAGGGCGGCCTCGGAGCATGGTCCTGCTCGACTTGAGTATTACGAGAACGAGAAGAAATTCCGCAGTAAATCACCTGTGCCCAAAAAAGTCCTGAACCTGGAGACTTGCTTCAACATCAACAAGCGGGCAGATTCCAAGAACAAGCACATGATAGTCCTTTATACCCGCAGCGAGAGCTTTGCCATCGCTGCAGACAGCGAGGAGATCCAAAACGAGTGGTACCAAGCAATGCTGGACCTCCAGTGCAACT GTAAAACTCCTGAAGACTATGGCAGTAGTGGAGAGTGTAGCTCTCCGTCTCCTGTTCCAACCTTCAAGGAAGTATGGCAGGTCAAGGTTTGGCCTAAAGGTCTTGGACATGCCAGGAACTTAGTGGGCATCTACCGGCTGTGCCTAACTGACAAGACAGTCAACTTTGTCAAACTCAACTCTGATGTGGCAGCTGTGGTGTTGCAGCTGATGAATGTTCGCAGGTGTGGCCATTCAGAGAATTTTTTCTTCATTGAGGTGGGTCGCTCAGCGATTACTGGCCCTGGAGAGTTCTGGATGCAGGTAGATGACTCCGTGGTGGCCCAGAACATGCACGAGACCCTGCTGGAGGCCATGAAGGCCCTAAGTGAGGAGTTCCGTCAGCGCAGTAAATCTCAGTCTGTGGGAACGTCATGTGGAGGTGGTACTGCTTCAAATCCCATCAGTGTACCGAGCCGTCGTCATCATCCAAATCTGCCACCAAGCCAGGTGGGCTTCTCCAGACGAGCCCGCACAGAGACCCCTGGAACAGGAGGCAGCAGCACGAGCACTTCACCCACGTCACGCCACGGATTTCCAAGGGCGCGAACTGCCAGCATTGGGGCCAGGTCGGAGGAGGGCGGAGCAAGTGCCAAAGGGACATGGGCCAGCTCCAGCCCAAGTCTTAATGGTTCCTGCTCAACTACACCAACACTGAGGCCCAAGCCCACCAGGGCCCCAACTCCTGCTAAGATTACCCTCAGCCTTGCACGTTACACGCCTAACCCTGCTCCCTCTCCCGCGCCGAGTCTGTCCTCCAGCTCTGGTCATGGCTCAGAGTGTGGCCTAGTGGGGGCAGCAGTGGGAGGCATGACAATCTGCTCCTACCCTCGTGTTTCTCAGAGAGTTTCTGTGTCAGGTTCACCGAGCGACTACGGCTCCTCAGATGAATATGGCTCCAGTCCTGGGGAACACTCTCTGCTCGTACCCAGTCTGTCTGGACAACATGTACATGGAGAAGGCTCCTCCAGCTATATAGTGATGGGACAGCGGGAGGGTCTACTTGGTTCTCATCATCGCTCAAAAGGGAGACGAATTCTGCGGCGCGCGTCCAGTAGGGAATCTGAGGCAGAACGCAGACTACTAAGTAAGAGGGCTTCCTTGCCCTTGGCAGCCCATGAACGACTGATCCCACATAGaaaggatgaagatgatgaagatgatgaagaataTGCCATCATGTCGCAGAGTGCTAACCAAGAGAGAGCTGATTTGCACCATGGTACAGGGGGCCTGGCAGTTGGGGGTGGGCAGATTGATGCAGTAGGGGAGAATAGGAAGAGAGCTGACAAAAGCAGGGGAGCAGTCGGCGCAGGAGCAGCTGTGGATAGTGGCTATATGTCAATGTTGCCTGGAGTGACATCTCCtcctgtttcactctctctcgCGATAGGTATGTCTGACGCCAGTGCTAAACCTGGAGCAGATGATGAGTATATGGCCATGACCCCCAACAATAGTGTGTCCCCCCCTCAGCACATCCGCCAGCCCAGCTCAGAGGGCTACATGGTCATGTCTCCCAAtagcagcagctccacagacCTGCACGGACTGAGCATGTGGGATAACAGGACCAGCATGGAGAGCCGGGCTGCCAGTGACTACATGAACATCTCACCTGTCTGCAGCCGCTCGGCCTGCAGCACACCGCCTTCCCACCCTGAGCAGCACCAACTGCAACCAAAAATGTTCAATTCCTATTTCTCCCTGCCACGAGCTTATCAACATACACTTTATACTCGCTTTGAGGAGGACTTAAACAAaggggaaggaaaaaaggaCAGCAGTGGGCACGATAATGctggaaggggagggggggtgggatACAGCAAGAGAAACAAAATTGCAGTGGGCTCTGCAGGAGGCAGTCAGCTCTccatgtcttcctcttctttctcctccagctcagccAGCAGTGAAAGCCTGGAAGACAAGTCCATATCGGCAGGGAGAGGGTTAAGTTTATTAAGAACTGGTGCAGAGTACAAGAGTGCTGGAACATGCACAAAAGATGGGCGTCCCCATCAAAAACGCGGATCAAGTAGTAAGAGCCCAAAGCAACAAAGGAGGGGTCGTCCCCTCAGTGTGTCTTCAGACATTACTAAAGCAAACACCCTGCCCAGGGTGAAGGAGAATCTGATACCATCAGTGTCTCAAAACGTTGGTGAGTATGTCAGTATTGTGTTCAAGGAGGACAATAAGTATGGCGGAGGACGCCGTGCAGGGTCTGAACGTGGACAACCTGTGATCCATGGAACCCTCCGGCCCTTGAATCGACCACTCCTCTGCCACGATAATCCTGCTAACCTTCCCCGCAGCTTCTCTGCTCCATTGTCCACCTCTGCCGAATACGTCAGCATGGATTTAGGGAAGTCCTCAACGCCCCTGACTCCTGTTAGATCCACATTCAGCACCACACAGGGCCCACCAGCTGTTGCCCCCAAGGCCCGACATGAACACGGcacatcctctcctctggcAGCAGAGGCTAATGCCGGGTACAGAACAAAAGTAAAGGTGGCAGCAATGCCAACAGACGCCCCTACTCCATTTATAGACAACAAAGGTTCAGATCCCAGCATTTCAGCAAGACCTGCCATCCACTCTGGTCAACCCTTACCCATAGAGCAGGAGACAGGCTTGGGCTTTTCCCCAGTCAAGTCCTTCCAGTCTCCCGAGCGGAGTAGCAGACTGGTCCGAGGTGACTTGCAGGGACGGCAGAGCCACCGTTCAGAAACATTTAACTCACCTCCCTCCCTACCACGCCACCCACCCTCTTCTACCTCCCTCTTCCCGGAGGGCAGCCAGGCAGCGAGCCATCGGCATGGTTTGGATTGCTCACTGTGGGAGAACAGGCAAACAGCTAGTTTATCTGCCACTCCTCCACCA
- the gucy2d gene encoding retinal guanylyl cyclase 1: MASHRDPRFLHNLSYHPRWQHNSIKVKRKRHMQTVATNSCRGDSLFKSIAASSSLSSGSLSSKPQLPSYPVQRYRSWWGNCFLLPLLMLSFLPCQAWATTFKVALVGPWTCDLLYSKALPDLAARLATTRINKDPYLNKGYWYDYTLINEDCKSSRALARFAELEGYGAAFLGPANPGYCSSAALYAKEWDVGILSWGCLKPNMKKGGMYPTFLQPLPLSSRVLFTVLRYFHWAHVSIISEETDVWEATGQELASSLRALGLPVNPVVTMGDDKDGARRALTKVREADRVRVVIMCMPSVLIGGHSQYQLLTTALAMRMIDRGYVFIPYDTLLYALPYKDAHYYSLGNNTKLRKAYDGVLTITMDSGERNFYEAFKDAQDSYEIRSSTPPEQVSPFFGTIYNMMYYIAMAAEQARANGGRWVTGQILGESKGGFEYEGFNQPLRAGRNGEGMQARYVVLDYSGMGTSLYSTHALEAAHTDGRTGGLKYLSRSIHFAGSTPYTDSGCWFSPYFACTGGMDSVTLLFLFLLFISIGGCGVNCFIRFKRSGRVGFSFGGGGNSGSKKVVLTLDDLVFINTQVSKRRLNDESILKSQLDMKTPHHSVSGRSYLASTPDSSNVAVFEGDWVWLKKCPSGAVSGVSGSTEFTFVKLRDMRHENLNLFLGLFFDSGIFGVVTEHCSRGSLEDLLSNEDVRLDWMFKSSLLMDLIRGMKYLHNRDIIHGRLKSRNCVVDGRFVLKVTDYGFNELMIAQSIDSDTEKPEDLLWTSPELLRSSSLRRRGTFFGDVYSFAIISQEVISRSAPFCMLDMPPKEIISKVKEPPPLCRPVISVDEAPLDVIQVIKQAWSEEPEKRPTFEEIFKQFKSITKGKKTNIIDSMLRMLEQYSSNLEDLIRERTEELEVERQKTDKLVAQMLPKSVAQALKTGKPVKPEHFSEVTLYFSDIVGFTTISALSDPIEVVDLLNDLYTLFDAIIGLHDVYKVETIGDAYMVASGVPNRNGKRHAAEMANMSLDILHCIGTFKMRHMPELKVRIRIGLHSGPVVAGVVGLTMPRYCLFGDTVNTASRMESTGLPYRIHVNQSTVDVLNSLKLGYKIDVRGMTELKGKGIENTFWLVGREDFNKPLPIPPDTQGGSNHGISLEEIPHDRRQKFLDRQKKMG; encoded by the exons ATGGCAAGTCACAGAGACCCTCGCTTTCTGCACAACCTGTCCTATCACCCACGATGGCAGCACAACTCAataaaagtgaagagaaaaagacataTGCAGACAGTAGCTACAAACAGTTGCCGTGGAGATAGTCTGTTTAAATCAATAGCAGcttcatcatcattgtcatcagGATCATTGTCATCAAAACCACAGTTGCCATCATACCCTGTGCAACGCTACAGGAGCTGGTGGGGGAACTGTTTTCTTCTGCCCTTACTCATGCTCTCATTTCTGCCCTGTCAAGCCTGGGCAACCACTTTCAAGGTGGCCCTGGTTGGACCCTGGACGTGTGATCTCTTATACTCTAAAGCCCTCCCTGACTTGGCAGCCCGCCTCGCCACCACCCGCATAAACAAGGACCCCTACCTCAACAAAGGCTACTGGTATGACTACACGCTGATCAATGAGGACTGCAAGTCCTCCCGTGCCCTCGCTCGCTTTGCTGAGCTGGAAGGTTATGGTGCTGCTTTCCTGGGCCCCGCCAACCCAGGCTACTGTTCCTCAGCTGCTTTGTACGCAAAAGAGTGGGATGTTGGGATTCTTTCCTGGGGTTGTCTCAAACCCAACATGAAAAAAGGAGGGATGTATCCCACCTTTCTGCAGCCGCTGCCACTGTCCTCCCGCGTGCTCTTCACTGTGTTGAGGTACTTTCATTGGGCCCATGTGTCCATAATCTCAGAGGAGACAGATGTGTGGGAAGCCACAGGACAGGAGCTGGCCTCGTCACTGAGGGCCCTTGGCCTGCCTGTCAACCCTGTGGTCACTATGGGGGACGACAAGGACGGGGCTCGGAGAGCCCTGACAAAAGTGCGGGAAGCAGACCGGGTCAGAG tgGTCATTATGTGCATGCCCTCTGTCCTGATTGGTGGCCATTCCCAGTACCAACTTCTGACAACAGCCTTGGCCATGCGTATGATCGACCGCGGCTACGTGTTCATCCCCTACGACACCCTCCTCTACGCACTGCCCTACAAGGATGCACACTACTATTCGCTGGGCAACAACACCAAGCTGCGGAAAGCCTACGACGGGGTCCTCACCATCACTATGGACTCTGGAGAGCGCAATTTTTATGAGGCCTTCAAAGACGCTCAGGACAGCTATGAAATCCGCAGCAGCACCCCACCAGAGCAG GTTTCTCCATTCTTTGGCACCATCTACAACATGATGTACTACATAGCTATGGCTGCTGAGCAGGCCCGCGCCAATGGAGGCCGCTGGGTAACTGGTCAGATCCTGGGTGAAAGCAAGGGCGGCTTTGAATATGAAGGCTTCAATCAGCCCTTGAGGGCCGGCAGGAACGGTGAAGGCATGCAGGCTCGCTATGTGGTGCTGGACTACAGTGGCATGGGCACCTCTCTCTACTCCACTCATGCTCTGGAGGCTGCTCATACAGACGGCAGGACCGGGGGGTTGAAATACCTCAGTCGTTCGATCCATTTTGCAGGCAGCACGCCCTACACAGACTCAGGCTGCTGGTTTAGCCCATACTTTGCCTGTACTGGAG GCATGGATTCAGtcactctcctctttctttttcttctgttcatttcaaTTGGTGGATGTGGAGTTAACTGCTTTATCCGTTTCAA GAGAAGCGGCAGGGTTGGATTCAGCTTTGGAGGGGGTGGTAACAGTGGATCAAAGAAGGTAGTCCTGACCCTGGATGACCTGGTCTTCATCAACACTCAAGTCAGCAAACGG aggcTCAACGATGAAAGTATCTTGAAAAGCCAGCTGGATATGAAGACGCCTCACCACTCGGTGTCTGGTCGCAGTTACTTGGCCTCCACACCAGACAGCTCCAATGTCGCTGTGTTTGAG GGTGACTGGGTTTGGTTGAAGAAATGCCCCAGTGGAGCAGTATCAGGTGTCAGTGGCAGCACTGAGTTTACCTTTGTCAAG CTCAGAGACATGAGGCACGAGAACCTCAATCTGTTCCTGGGACTGTTCTTCGACTCTGGGATCTTTGGTGTTGTGACCGAGCACTGCTCCAGGGGCAGCTTGGAGGACCTGCTCAGCAACGAGGACGTGCGTCTCGACTGGATGTTCAAGTCTTCCCTGTTAATGGATCTGATTCGg GGTATGAAGTACCTGCACAATCGTGACATCATCCACGGACGCCTCAAATCCCGTAACTGTGTGGTGGACGGGCGCTTTGTATTGAAGGTGACTGATTATGGGTTCAATGAACTTATGATTGCCCAAAGCATTGACAGTGACACGGAAAAGCCCGAGG ACCTGCTCTGGACGTCTCCTGAGCTGCTGCGGAGTTccagtctgaggaggaggggcaCTTTCTTTGGAGATGTCTACAGCTTCGCCATCATCTCGCAGGAGGTCATCTCACGCTCTGCACCTTTCTGCATGCTGGACATGCCTCCCAAGG AGATTATCAGCAAGGTCAAAGAGCCTCCTCCGTTGTGTCGGCCTGTGATATCGGTGGACGAGGCCCCGCTGGACGTGATACAGGTTATAAAACAGGCCTGGAGTGAAGAGCCGGAGAAGAGGCCGACCTTTGAGGAGATCTTCAAACAG TTCAAGAGCATCACCAAGGGAAAGAAGACCAACATCATCGACTCTATGCTGCGCATGTTGGAACAGTACTCCTCCAACTTGGAGGATCTGAttagagagaggacagaagagctggaggtggagagacagaagactGACAAGCTGGTGGCTCAAATGTTGCCCAA GTCTGTGGCCCAGGCGCTGAAGACAGGCAAGCCCGTCAAACCCGAGCATTTCAGCGAAGTCACACTGTACTTCAGTGACATCGTGGGCTTCACCACCATCTCAGCTCTCAGCGACCCCATCGAGGTGGTCGACTTACTCAATGACCTCTACACACTCTTTGATGCTATCATTGGACTGCATGATGTCTACAAA GTAGAAACTATCGGAGATGCCTACATGGTAGCCTCAGGAGTCCCCAACAGGAATGGCAAACGTCATGCAGCCGAGATGGCCAACATGTCTCTTGACATCCTCCACTGCATTGGGACCTTCAAGATGAGACACATGCCtgaactaaaagtcaggatcCGTATTGGCCTGCACTCTG GCCCAGTGGTAGCAGGAGTGGTTGGTCTTACGATGCCTCGTTACTGTCTGTTTGGAGACACTGTCAACACAGCATCTCGAATGGAGTCCACAGGGTTGC CTTACAGAATCCATGTCAACCAAAGCACAGTTGATGTCCTCAACAGCTTGAAGCTGGGATACAAAATTGATGTCAGAGGCATGACAGAGTTAAAG GGAAAAGGGATTGAGAACACATTTTGGTTGGTAGGGAGGGAGGACTTCAACAAGCCTCTGCCTATTCCTCCAGACACTCAAGG GGGAAGCAATCATGGTATCAGTCTAGAGGAGATACCTCATGACAGAAGACAAAAATTCCTGGACCGACAGAAGAAGATGGGCTag